A genomic region of Pseudomonas abietaniphila contains the following coding sequences:
- a CDS encoding tRNA dihydrouridine synthase has protein sequence MQIALAPMEGLVDDILRDVLTQVGGIDWCVTEFIRVTERLLPAHYFHKFASELLTDAKTRAGVPLRVQLLGSDPVCLAENAAFAAELGAPVIDLNFGCPAKTVNKSRGGAVLLKEPELLHSILSHVRRAVPAHIPVTAKMRLGYDSTEPALDCARALEAGGAEHIVVHARTKVDGYKPPAHWEWIGKIQDVVKIPIIANGEIWTVDDWRRCREICGARDIMIGRGLVARPDLGRQIAAAEAGREVVEMTWEELQPLLRVFWLQALAKMTRVQAPGRLKQWVVLLTKSYPEAVVLFDALRRETDCERISQMLGVVEQEAA, from the coding sequence ATGCAAATTGCTCTGGCGCCCATGGAAGGCCTGGTCGACGATATTCTGCGCGATGTGCTGACTCAGGTCGGCGGCATCGACTGGTGCGTGACCGAATTCATCCGGGTGACCGAGCGTCTGTTGCCTGCGCACTATTTCCACAAGTTCGCCTCCGAGTTGCTGACGGACGCCAAGACCCGCGCGGGCGTGCCGCTGCGCGTGCAGTTGCTGGGTTCGGACCCTGTGTGTCTGGCAGAAAACGCAGCCTTTGCCGCCGAGCTGGGGGCTCCGGTGATCGACCTGAACTTCGGTTGCCCGGCCAAGACCGTCAACAAGTCGCGGGGCGGGGCGGTGCTCTTGAAAGAGCCCGAGCTCCTGCATTCGATCCTCAGCCATGTCCGCCGCGCGGTGCCCGCACACATTCCGGTCACCGCCAAGATGCGCCTCGGTTACGACAGCACCGAGCCGGCGCTGGATTGCGCCCGTGCGCTGGAAGCGGGTGGCGCCGAACACATCGTCGTCCACGCCCGGACCAAGGTCGATGGTTACAAACCGCCGGCGCACTGGGAATGGATCGGTAAGATCCAGGACGTGGTGAAGATTCCGATCATCGCCAACGGTGAAATCTGGACCGTCGACGACTGGCGTCGCTGCCGCGAAATCTGCGGGGCGCGGGACATCATGATCGGGCGCGGTCTGGTCGCACGTCCCGATCTGGGGCGGCAAATCGCGGCGGCAGAAGCCGGGCGCGAGGTCGTCGAGATGACCTGGGAGGAGCTGCAACCGCTGTTGCGCGTGTTCTGGCTGCAGGCATTGGCAAAGATGACCCGCGTGCAGGCGCCAGGGCGTCTCAAGCAGTGGGTGGTGCTGCTGACCAAAAGCTATCCCGAAGCCGTCGTCCTGTTCGATGCGTTGCGCCGTGAAACGGACTGCGAGCGCATCAGCCAGATGCTCGGTGTGGTCGAACAGGAAGCTGCCTGA
- the gltX gene encoding glutamate--tRNA ligase gives MTTVRTRIAPSPTGDPHVGTAYIALFNYCFAKQHGGEFILRIEDTDQLRSTRESEQQIFDALRWLGIEWSEGPDVGGPHGPYRQSERGDIYKKYTQQLVDAGHAFPCFCTAEELDQMRAEQMARGETPRYDGRALLLSKEEVERRLAAGEPHVIRMKVPSEGVCIVPDILRGEVEIPWDRMDMQVLMKTDGLPTYFLANVVDDHLMGITHVLRGEEWLPSAPKLILLYEYFGWEKPALCYMPLLRNPDKSKLSKRKNPTSVTFYERMGFMPEAMLNYLGRMGWSMPDEREKFSLQEMVDNFDLNRVSLGGPIFDIEKLSWLNGQWLRELPVEEFAARVQKWAFNSDYMMKIAPHVQGRVETFSQVAPLGGFFFAGVVNPDPKLFEHKKLSPEQVRQVMQLILWKLESLRQWEKDTITGCIQAVVEHLELKLRDAMPLMFAAITGQANSVSVTDAMEILGPDLTRFRLRQALDLLGGVSKKENKEWEKLLGAIG, from the coding sequence ATGACCACCGTTCGTACCCGCATCGCGCCATCGCCTACCGGCGACCCCCACGTTGGCACGGCTTACATCGCACTCTTCAACTATTGCTTTGCCAAGCAACATGGCGGCGAATTCATCCTGCGCATTGAAGACACCGATCAGCTGCGCTCGACCCGCGAGTCCGAACAACAGATTTTCGACGCGCTGCGCTGGCTCGGCATCGAATGGAGCGAAGGCCCGGATGTCGGCGGTCCGCACGGCCCGTACCGTCAAAGCGAGCGTGGCGACATCTACAAAAAATACACCCAGCAACTGGTCGACGCCGGTCATGCCTTCCCGTGCTTCTGCACCGCCGAAGAGCTGGACCAGATGCGCGCCGAGCAGATGGCCCGTGGCGAGACCCCGCGTTACGACGGGCGTGCGCTGCTGCTGTCCAAGGAAGAAGTCGAGCGCCGTCTGGCGGCAGGCGAACCGCACGTCATCCGCATGAAAGTGCCGAGCGAAGGCGTGTGCATCGTGCCGGACATCCTGCGCGGTGAAGTCGAAATTCCGTGGGACCGCATGGACATGCAGGTCCTGATGAAGACCGACGGTCTGCCGACCTACTTCCTGGCGAACGTGGTCGACGACCACCTGATGGGCATCACCCACGTGCTGCGCGGCGAAGAGTGGCTGCCGTCGGCCCCGAAACTGATCCTGCTGTACGAATACTTCGGCTGGGAAAAACCGGCGCTGTGCTACATGCCGCTGCTGCGTAACCCGGACAAGAGCAAACTGTCCAAACGCAAGAACCCGACCTCGGTGACGTTCTACGAGCGCATGGGCTTCATGCCCGAAGCGATGCTCAACTACCTGGGCCGGATGGGCTGGTCGATGCCGGATGAGCGCGAGAAGTTCTCGTTGCAGGAAATGGTCGACAACTTTGACCTGAACCGCGTCTCACTGGGCGGTCCTATCTTCGACATCGAGAAACTGTCCTGGCTCAACGGCCAGTGGCTGCGTGAGTTGCCGGTCGAGGAGTTCGCTGCGCGTGTTCAGAAGTGGGCGTTCAACAGCGACTACATGATGAAAATCGCGCCGCACGTTCAGGGACGCGTGGAAACGTTCAGTCAGGTCGCACCGCTGGGTGGTTTCTTCTTCGCCGGGGTCGTCAACCCGGACCCGAAACTGTTCGAGCACAAGAAACTGTCGCCGGAGCAGGTGCGTCAGGTGATGCAGTTGATCCTGTGGAAGCTGGAATCGCTGCGTCAGTGGGAGAAAGACACCATTACCGGTTGCATTCAGGCGGTGGTCGAGCACCTCGAGCTGAAGCTGCGCGACGCCATGCCGCTGATGTTCGCCGCGATCACCGGTCAGGCCAACTCGGTGTCGGTGACCGATGCCATGGAAATCCTCGGTCCGGACCTGACCCGCTTCCGTCTGCGCCAGGCGCTTGACCTGCTGGGCGGCGTTTCAAAGAAAGAAAACAAAGAGTGGGAAAAGCTGCTCGGCGCCATCGGCTGA
- a CDS encoding acyl-CoA thioesterase codes for MVWDLATPFVIDLHVGEDDIDGLGHANNAVYVTWLERCAWRHSQQLGLDLTEYRRLDRAMAVVRHEIDYLASAYQDDELQLATWIVDWDQRLKMTRRFQLRRPSDGVTLLRAQTTFVCIELSTGKPKRMPAEFIEGYAPALQTVAS; via the coding sequence ATGGTCTGGGATCTGGCAACGCCATTCGTCATCGATCTGCACGTGGGCGAGGACGACATCGATGGATTGGGGCACGCCAACAATGCGGTGTACGTCACCTGGCTTGAGCGCTGCGCGTGGCGCCATTCACAGCAGTTGGGGCTCGATCTGACCGAGTACCGGCGACTGGATCGGGCCATGGCCGTGGTCCGGCATGAGATCGACTATCTGGCCAGCGCCTATCAGGACGACGAACTGCAATTGGCGACCTGGATCGTCGATTGGGATCAGCGCCTGAAGATGACCCGACGCTTTCAGCTCAGGCGGCCCAGTGACGGCGTGACGTTGCTTCGCGCGCAGACCACCTTCGTGTGCATCGAATTGTCCACGGGCAAGCCCAAACGCATGCCTGCTGAGTTCATCGAAGGGTATGCGCCTGCTTTACAGACGGTAGCGTCCTGA
- a CDS encoding LysR family transcriptional regulator, which translates to MDLANLNAFISIAETGSFSGAGERLHLTQPAISKRIAGLEQQLNVRLFDRLGREVSLTEAGRALLPRAYQILNVLDDTRRALTNLTGEVTGRLSLATSHHIGLHRLPPVLRAFTRAYPDVALDIEFLDSEVAYEEILHGRAELAVITLAPEPHSLVKAVRVWDDPLDFVAAPEHPLATMPNVSLADIARYPAVFPGGNTFTHHIVSGLCEAQGLKPNIAMSTNYMETIKMMVSIGLAWSVLPRTMLDEQVASIPLPGIQLRRQLGYIVHTERTLSNAAKAFMTLLDAQATVA; encoded by the coding sequence ATGGACCTGGCGAACCTCAATGCCTTTATTTCCATTGCCGAGACCGGCAGCTTTTCCGGGGCCGGTGAACGCCTGCACCTGACTCAGCCCGCCATCAGCAAACGCATTGCCGGGCTTGAGCAGCAACTCAATGTACGCCTGTTCGACCGTCTGGGTCGGGAAGTCAGCCTGACGGAGGCCGGACGGGCCCTTCTGCCCCGCGCCTACCAGATCCTCAACGTACTGGACGATACCCGGCGGGCGCTGACCAACCTGACCGGCGAGGTCACCGGCCGCCTGAGCCTTGCGACCAGCCACCACATTGGCCTGCACCGCTTGCCACCAGTGTTGAGGGCGTTCACCCGCGCTTATCCCGATGTGGCGCTGGATATCGAGTTTCTGGATTCCGAGGTCGCCTATGAGGAGATCCTGCACGGGCGCGCGGAACTGGCGGTGATCACTCTGGCGCCGGAGCCCCATTCGCTGGTCAAGGCGGTCAGGGTCTGGGACGACCCACTGGACTTTGTGGCTGCCCCAGAACACCCGCTGGCCACGATGCCGAATGTCAGCCTGGCCGACATCGCCCGCTACCCTGCCGTGTTTCCGGGCGGCAATACCTTCACCCATCACATCGTCAGCGGCCTGTGCGAGGCGCAAGGGCTCAAGCCCAACATCGCCATGAGCACCAACTATATGGAGACGATCAAGATGATGGTGTCCATCGGGCTGGCCTGGAGCGTGCTCCCCAGAACCATGCTCGACGAGCAAGTCGCCAGCATTCCATTGCCGGGCATACAGCTGCGCCGCCAGCTAGGCTACATTGTTCACACGGAACGTACGCTGTCGAACGCCGCCAAGGCGTTCATGACGCTGCTCGATGCCCAGGCAACTGTTGCCTGA
- a CDS encoding amino acid aminotransferase, whose amino-acid sequence MSLFSAVEMAPRDPILGLNEAFNADTRTTKVNLGVGVYSNEEGKIPLLRAVAEAEDIRVAQHVPRGYLPIDGIAAYDKAVQTLLFGAESPLLASGRVMTVQAVGGTGALKIGADFLKQLSPNAIVAISDPSWENHRALFETAGFPVQNYRYYDAATHDVNRSGMLEDLQNLPSGSIVVLHACCHNPTGVDLTLDDWKKVLEVLKTKGHVPFLDMAYQGFGDGIDEDAAAVRLFADSGLTFFASSSFSKSFSLYGERVGALSIVTESKEETARVLSQVKRVIRTNYSNPPTHGATIVAAVLNSPELRQKWEEELAEMRLRIRAMREEMTNRLANNAAGQDFSFVARQRGMFSYSGLTTEQVHRLRNEFGIYALDTGRICVAALNTRNIEAVTQAILAVI is encoded by the coding sequence ATGAGCCTGTTTTCCGCTGTCGAAATGGCACCACGCGATCCTATCCTGGGCCTCAACGAAGCATTCAACGCCGATACCCGTACCACCAAGGTCAACCTGGGTGTAGGCGTTTACAGCAACGAAGAAGGGAAAATTCCGCTGCTGCGTGCCGTTGCCGAAGCAGAGGACATTCGCGTCGCTCAACACGTTCCGCGCGGGTACTTGCCGATTGATGGCATCGCCGCCTACGACAAAGCCGTCCAAACCCTGCTGTTCGGTGCCGAATCGCCACTGCTGGCTTCTGGCCGCGTGATGACCGTGCAGGCCGTCGGCGGCACCGGCGCCCTGAAAATCGGCGCTGACTTCCTCAAACAGTTGTCGCCAAACGCCATTGTGGCCATCAGCGACCCGAGCTGGGAAAACCACCGCGCCCTGTTCGAAACCGCCGGTTTCCCGGTGCAGAACTACCGTTACTACGACGCCGCCACCCACGACGTCAATCGCTCGGGCATGCTGGAAGACCTGCAGAACCTGCCGTCCGGTTCGATCGTGGTTCTGCACGCCTGCTGCCACAACCCGACCGGCGTTGACCTCACCCTGGACGACTGGAAAAAAGTCCTGGAGGTCCTGAAGACCAAAGGCCACGTGCCGTTCCTCGACATGGCCTATCAGGGCTTTGGCGACGGCATCGACGAAGACGCCGCCGCCGTGCGTCTGTTCGCTGATTCGGGCCTGACCTTCTTCGCCTCCAGCTCGTTCTCCAAGTCGTTCTCGCTGTACGGCGAGCGTGTGGGCGCGCTGTCGATCGTCACCGAATCCAAGGAAGAAACCGCGCGTGTCCTGTCGCAGGTCAAGCGTGTGATCCGCACCAACTATTCGAACCCGCCGACCCATGGTGCAACCATCGTCGCCGCCGTGCTTAACAGCCCTGAGCTGCGTCAGAAGTGGGAAGAAGAGCTGGCCGAAATGCGTTTGCGCATTCGTGCCATGCGTGAAGAGATGACGAACCGTCTGGCGAACAACGCCGCCGGCCAGGATTTCAGCTTCGTGGCGCGTCAGCGTGGGATGTTCTCGTACTCGGGCCTGACCACCGAGCAGGTGCATCGCCTGCGCAACGAGTTCGGGATCTACGCGCTGGACACTGGCCGTATCTGTGTGGCGGCGTTGAACACGCGCAACATCGAGGCCGTGACCCAGGCGATTCTGGCGGTCATTTAA
- a CDS encoding HlyD family secretion protein — MPAQLKRRLFIFFGVVLLIALAFFAQWYLKGRFYETTDNAYVQGEITRVSSQLGARVTEVLVQDNQHVEKGQLLVRLEPDDFRLAIDRAQATLATREAERLQAQSKLTQQSSLIAASDAQVQANQATLGRTQIDLARLQKLRTPGFVSEAQVTTMTADSNVARSQVTKAQADAQSQRQQVNALNADIKRLDAQIATARADLAQAEINMQRTEIHSPISGLVGQRAARNGQYVQAGAYLMSIVPDEDIWVQANFKETQIEHMEIGQSAELTFDSFPGTPIKGQVNSLFAASGAQFSLLPPDNATGNFTKVVQRIPVKLTFAADNPLHGKIRPGMSVTVSVNVKPANDAHSGR, encoded by the coding sequence ATGCCTGCCCAACTGAAACGCCGCCTGTTCATCTTCTTCGGGGTGGTCCTGTTGATCGCCCTCGCCTTCTTTGCCCAGTGGTATTTAAAAGGACGTTTTTATGAAACCACCGATAACGCCTACGTACAGGGCGAAATTACCCGAGTGTCCAGCCAGCTAGGCGCGCGCGTCACCGAGGTGTTGGTGCAGGACAACCAGCACGTCGAAAAAGGTCAGTTGCTGGTGCGTCTGGAACCCGATGATTTCCGTCTGGCGATCGACCGCGCGCAGGCCACCCTCGCCACGCGTGAAGCCGAACGTCTGCAGGCGCAAAGCAAGCTGACCCAGCAGTCCAGCCTCATCGCGGCCAGCGACGCGCAAGTGCAGGCTAATCAAGCCACGCTCGGCCGCACGCAGATCGACCTGGCACGCCTGCAAAAGCTGCGCACGCCGGGCTTCGTGTCGGAAGCGCAGGTCACCACCATGACCGCCGACAGCAATGTCGCACGTTCTCAAGTCACCAAGGCCCAGGCCGACGCGCAGAGCCAGCGTCAGCAGGTCAACGCGCTGAACGCCGATATCAAGCGCCTCGACGCGCAGATCGCCACCGCTCGCGCCGATCTGGCTCAAGCCGAGATCAATATGCAGCGCACGGAGATCCACTCGCCGATCAGCGGCTTGGTCGGCCAGCGCGCGGCGCGCAACGGTCAGTACGTGCAGGCGGGTGCATACCTGATGTCCATCGTGCCCGATGAAGACATCTGGGTGCAGGCCAACTTCAAGGAAACCCAGATCGAGCACATGGAGATCGGCCAGTCCGCCGAGCTGACGTTCGACAGTTTCCCCGGCACGCCGATCAAGGGGCAGGTCAACAGCCTGTTCGCCGCGTCCGGCGCACAGTTCAGCCTGCTGCCACCGGACAACGCCACCGGCAACTTCACCAAGGTCGTGCAGCGCATTCCCGTGAAGTTGACATTCGCGGCCGATAATCCGCTGCACGGCAAGATTCGTCCCGGCATGTCGGTGACGGTTTCGGTCAACGTTAAACCTGCAAACGACGCGCACAGTGGCCGGTGA
- the uvrB gene encoding excinuclease ABC subunit UvrB has protein sequence MSEFQLVTRFEPAGDQPTAIRQLVEGIDAGLSHQTLLGVTGSGKTFSIANVIQQVQRPTLVLAPNKTLAAQLYGEFKAFFPNNAVEYFVSYYDYYQPEAYVPSSDTFIEKDASINDHIEQMRLSATKALLERKDAIIVTTVSCIYGLGSPETYLRMVLHVDRGDKLDQRALLRRLADLQYTRNDMDFARATFRVRGDVIDIFPAESDLEAIRIELFDDEVESLSAFDPLTGEVIRKLPRFTFYPKSHYVTPRETLLDAMEGIKVELQERLEYLRGANKLVEAQRLEQRTRFDLEMILELGYCNGIENYSRYLSGRPAGAPPPTLYDYLPPDALLVIDESHVSVPQVGAMYKGDRSRKETLVEYGFRLPSALDNRPMRFDEWESVSPQTIFVSATPGPYEGEHAGRVVEQVVRPTGLVDPQIEIRPALTQVDDLLSEIHKRVALEERVLVTTLTKRMSEDLTDYLADHGVRVRYLHSDIDTVERVEIIRDLRLGTFDVLVGINLLREGLDMPEVSLVAILDADKEGFLRSERSLIQTIGRAARNLNGRAILYADRITGSMERAIGETERRRDKQIAFNLENGITPKGVFKDVTDIMEGATVPGSRSKKRKGMAKAAEENAKYEAELRSPSEITKRIRQLEEKMYQLARDLEFEAAAQMRDEITKLRERLLAV, from the coding sequence ATGTCCGAGTTTCAGCTCGTTACCCGTTTTGAGCCGGCCGGTGACCAACCGACGGCGATCCGCCAACTGGTCGAGGGCATCGACGCGGGGCTGTCGCACCAGACCCTGCTGGGGGTGACCGGTTCGGGCAAGACCTTCAGCATTGCCAACGTCATCCAGCAGGTGCAGCGCCCGACGCTGGTGCTGGCGCCGAACAAGACGCTGGCCGCTCAACTGTATGGCGAATTCAAGGCGTTCTTCCCCAACAATGCCGTTGAATACTTCGTGTCCTACTACGACTACTACCAGCCGGAAGCCTATGTGCCGTCGTCCGACACCTTCATCGAGAAGGACGCGTCGATCAACGACCACATCGAGCAGATGCGGTTGTCGGCCACCAAGGCGTTGCTGGAGCGCAAGGACGCCATCATCGTCACGACCGTGTCGTGCATCTACGGTCTGGGCAGTCCGGAAACCTACCTGCGCATGGTGCTTCACGTCGACCGTGGCGACAAACTCGACCAGCGCGCCTTGCTGCGCCGCCTGGCCGACCTGCAATACACCCGCAACGACATGGACTTTGCCCGGGCGACCTTCCGCGTGCGCGGTGACGTGATCGACATTTTCCCGGCGGAATCGGACCTGGAAGCCATCCGCATCGAGCTGTTCGACGACGAAGTCGAGAGCCTGTCGGCCTTCGACCCGTTGACCGGCGAAGTCATCCGCAAACTGCCGCGCTTTACCTTCTACCCGAAGAGCCACTACGTCACGCCACGGGAAACCCTGCTGGACGCGATGGAAGGGATCAAGGTCGAGTTGCAGGAGCGCCTGGAATACCTGCGCGGCGCCAACAAACTGGTGGAAGCGCAACGTCTGGAGCAACGCACCCGGTTCGACCTGGAGATGATCCTGGAGCTGGGCTACTGCAACGGCATCGAAAACTACTCGCGCTACCTGTCGGGTCGTCCTGCCGGGGCGCCGCCGCCGACTCTCTACGACTACCTGCCGCCTGACGCACTGCTGGTGATCGACGAATCCCACGTCAGCGTGCCGCAGGTCGGCGCCATGTATAAGGGCGACCGCTCGCGCAAGGAAACGCTGGTGGAATACGGCTTCCGGCTGCCGTCGGCGCTGGACAACCGGCCGATGCGCTTCGATGAATGGGAAAGCGTCAGCCCGCAGACCATTTTCGTATCTGCGACACCGGGCCCGTACGAAGGCGAGCACGCCGGGCGAGTGGTCGAGCAGGTGGTGCGTCCGACCGGTCTGGTCGACCCGCAGATCGAGATTCGTCCGGCCCTGACGCAGGTGGACGATCTGCTGTCAGAGATCCACAAACGCGTGGCGCTGGAAGAGCGGGTGCTGGTTACCACGCTGACCAAGCGCATGTCCGAGGACCTGACCGATTACCTGGCCGACCACGGCGTGCGGGTGCGTTACCTGCACTCGGACATCGACACCGTGGAACGCGTCGAGATTATCCGTGACCTGCGTCTGGGCACCTTTGATGTGCTGGTGGGGATCAACCTGCTGCGCGAGGGCCTGGACATGCCCGAGGTGTCCCTCGTGGCGATTCTCGACGCCGACAAGGAAGGCTTCCTGCGTTCCGAGCGTTCGCTGATCCAGACCATTGGCCGCGCGGCGCGTAACCTCAATGGGCGGGCAATCCTGTACGCCGACCGCATCACCGGCTCCATGGAGCGGGCAATTGGCGAAACCGAACGCCGTCGAGACAAGCAGATCGCCTTCAACCTGGAAAACGGCATCACCCCGAAAGGCGTGTTCAAGGACGTCACCGACATCATGGAAGGCGCCACCGTGCCCGGCTCGCGCAGCAAGAAGCGCAAGGGCATGGCCAAAGCCGCCGAAGAGAACGCCAAGTACGAAGCCGAGCTGCGTTCGCCGAGCGAGATCACCAAGCGCATTCGTCAACTGGAAGAGAAGATGTACCAGCTGGCCCGCGACCTGGAGTTCGAAGCCGCGGCACAGATGCGCGACGAAATCACCAAGCTTCGCGAGCGGTTGCTCGCAGTTTGA
- a CDS encoding Hsp20 family protein, with amino-acid sequence MTTAFSLAPLFRSSVGFDRFNDLFESAARNESASSYPPYNVEKHADDQYRIVIAAAGFQEEDLELQVEKGVLTVTGSKRDNTAEGVTFLHQGIAQRAFKLSFRLADHIEVQNAALANGLLNIDLLRLVPEEAKPKRIQINGQKTLAH; translated from the coding sequence ATGACTACCGCTTTCTCTCTGGCTCCCCTGTTCCGTTCTTCCGTGGGTTTTGACCGCTTCAACGACCTGTTCGAATCGGCGGCCCGTAACGAGTCGGCCAGCAGCTACCCTCCCTACAACGTCGAGAAACACGCAGACGACCAATACCGCATCGTCATCGCGGCTGCGGGTTTCCAGGAAGAAGACCTTGAGTTGCAGGTCGAGAAGGGTGTGCTGACCGTCACCGGCAGCAAGCGCGACAACACAGCGGAAGGCGTGACCTTCCTGCATCAGGGCATTGCCCAGCGCGCGTTCAAGCTGTCGTTCCGTCTGGCCGACCACATCGAAGTGCAAAACGCCGCACTGGCCAACGGCCTGCTGAACATTGACCTGTTGCGCCTGGTGCCTGAAGAGGCCAAACCAAAACGCATCCAGATCAATGGTCAGAAAACCCTGGCGCACTGA
- a CDS encoding TetR/AcrR family transcriptional regulator yields MNDKKAQTRERILNAASVALIARGPVEPSVNEIMGAAGLTVGGFYAHFDSKEALMLEAFNQLLGERRDMVAKIDDQLPGEERRALLAAFYLSRKHRDAEDHACPLPTAIGEMARLSDDFRGALSEHIELMVAQLASSPEETDKTLADIALMLGGLALARALGPGELSDRVLRAAKSAMQ; encoded by the coding sequence ATGAACGATAAAAAAGCACAAACCCGCGAACGTATTCTCAATGCGGCCAGCGTCGCATTGATCGCACGCGGCCCGGTCGAGCCCAGCGTCAACGAGATCATGGGCGCGGCGGGGCTGACAGTGGGTGGTTTCTACGCGCACTTCGACAGCAAGGAAGCCTTGATGCTCGAGGCGTTCAACCAGTTGCTCGGCGAGCGACGGGACATGGTTGCGAAAATAGACGACCAGCTTCCCGGCGAAGAGCGGCGCGCTCTGCTGGCCGCGTTTTATCTGTCTCGCAAACACCGTGATGCCGAAGATCACGCCTGTCCTCTGCCCACGGCGATCGGGGAGATGGCGCGTCTGTCGGATGATTTTCGCGGCGCGTTATCCGAACACATCGAGCTGATGGTCGCGCAGCTGGCCTCCAGCCCGGAAGAAACCGACAAGACCCTGGCTGACATTGCCCTGATGCTCGGCGGTCTGGCGCTGGCGCGAGCGCTGGGCCCCGGCGAGTTGTCAGACCGTGTGCTGCGTGCCGCCAAGTCGGCCATGCAGTGA
- a CDS encoding MDR family MFS transporter, protein MMSVMLGAFMAVLDIQITNSSLKDIQGALSATLEEGSWISTSYLVAEIIMIPLTAWLVQLLSARRLAVWVSLGFLVSSLLCSMAWSLESMIVFRAMQGFTGGALIPLAFTLTLIKLPEHHRAKGMALFAMTATFAPSIGPTLGGWLTENFGWEYIFYINIPPGLVMIAGLMYGLEKKAPHWELLKSTDYAGIVTLGVGLGCLQVFLEEGHRKDWLESNLIVSLGSIALLSLITFVIIQFSKPKPLINLGILGNRNFGLSSISSVGMGVGLYGSIYLLPLYLAQIQGYNAQQIGEVIMWMGIPQLFLIPLVPQLMKIISPKVLCTLGFGLFGIASFSSGVLNPDFAGPQFNQIQIVRALGQPLIMVTISLIATAFIQPQDAGSASSLFNILRNLGGAIGIALLATLLDARTKTYFDYLRESISPANPQVAERMAQLTDRLGNETAALGKLSEIAHQQAAIMAYNDAFHFVGIALGISMLAVMLTRKLPQGIKGGAAH, encoded by the coding sequence GTGATGAGCGTGATGCTCGGTGCGTTCATGGCGGTGCTGGATATCCAGATCACCAACTCGTCGCTCAAGGACATTCAAGGCGCGCTGTCGGCGACCCTCGAAGAAGGCTCGTGGATTTCCACGTCCTATCTGGTGGCCGAGATCATCATGATCCCGCTCACCGCCTGGCTGGTGCAGCTGTTGTCAGCGCGACGGTTGGCGGTGTGGGTGTCACTGGGATTTCTGGTCTCGTCCCTGCTCTGCTCGATGGCTTGGAGCCTGGAGAGCATGATCGTGTTTCGCGCCATGCAGGGTTTCACAGGCGGCGCGTTGATCCCGCTGGCGTTTACCCTGACGTTGATCAAACTCCCCGAACACCATCGCGCAAAAGGCATGGCGCTGTTTGCCATGACTGCCACCTTCGCGCCCTCCATCGGCCCCACCCTCGGAGGATGGCTGACGGAAAACTTCGGTTGGGAATACATCTTCTACATCAACATCCCGCCAGGTCTGGTGATGATCGCCGGTCTGATGTACGGGCTTGAAAAGAAGGCGCCGCATTGGGAGTTGCTCAAGAGCACCGACTACGCCGGCATTGTCACCCTTGGCGTCGGCCTGGGCTGTCTTCAGGTGTTTCTGGAGGAAGGCCATCGCAAGGACTGGCTGGAATCCAACCTCATCGTGAGCCTGGGCAGCATCGCCCTGCTCAGCCTGATCACCTTTGTAATCATCCAGTTCTCCAAACCCAAACCGCTGATCAATCTGGGCATCCTCGGTAACCGCAATTTCGGGCTGTCGAGCATTTCCAGTGTCGGGATGGGCGTTGGGCTGTACGGTTCGATCTATTTGCTGCCGCTTTATCTGGCGCAGATACAGGGTTACAACGCGCAACAGATCGGCGAAGTGATCATGTGGATGGGCATTCCCCAGCTGTTTCTGATTCCGCTGGTGCCGCAACTGATGAAGATCATTTCGCCGAAGGTGCTCTGCACCTTGGGTTTTGGCCTGTTCGGGATCGCGAGTTTTTCATCGGGCGTGCTGAACCCTGATTTCGCCGGTCCGCAATTCAATCAGATCCAGATCGTTCGCGCGCTGGGTCAGCCGCTGATCATGGTGACCATCTCGCTGATTGCCACGGCGTTCATTCAGCCCCAGGACGCAGGGTCGGCGTCGAGCCTGTTCAACATCCTGCGTAACCTCGGCGGCGCCATCGGCATTGCCTTGCTGGCGACCCTGCTGGATGCACGGACCAAGACTTACTTTGACTACTTGCGAGAGTCCATCTCCCCCGCCAACCCGCAGGTCGCTGAGCGCATGGCACAACTCACGGACCGGCTGGGCAACGAGACGGCCGCGCTGGGCAAGCTTAGCGAAATCGCCCACCAGCAAGCGGCAATCATGGCCTACAACGATGCGTTTCATTTCGTCGGGATTGCACTGGGGATCAGCATGCTGGCAGTGATGCTGACCAGGAAGCTGCCGCAGGGGATCAAGGGTGGCGCGGCGCATTGA